From the Desulfovibrio sp. TomC genome, one window contains:
- a CDS encoding CdaR family protein, with product MKPNWQYLLLALAMALFCWYLVTGREKVDTWMPMRVEMTGLPEDLYIKSGMIGAVDVLVRGPRGVARKIDESQLVYSLNLSKIVPGKNIVLFETKNIPLPKVYEVVEIRPTRLELDVERRAAKTVPVKVMLRSSPPNGFSMSAVKAVPDTARLTGPADKLDKITEIRTQSITLPQPPPARFDERVPLDVPEDVDVSPPAVQVVMGFAAKESEITLRAPLAIKKPKGREADVAPQAVTLRIKGPAAIISDKDFPGLVEATLELKPDIEPGKYEASYRVKMPQGCELIEAKPDKVSLTVK from the coding sequence ATGAAACCGAACTGGCAATACCTCCTGTTAGCCCTGGCTATGGCCCTTTTCTGCTGGTACCTGGTGACCGGCCGGGAGAAGGTTGATACCTGGATGCCCATGCGGGTGGAGATGACGGGGCTGCCCGAGGATCTCTACATCAAATCCGGCATGATCGGCGCCGTGGATGTTCTGGTCCGGGGGCCGCGAGGCGTGGCCCGCAAGATCGACGAGAGCCAGCTCGTCTACAGTCTCAATCTGTCCAAGATCGTGCCGGGCAAGAATATCGTTTTGTTCGAGACCAAGAACATTCCGTTGCCAAAGGTCTACGAAGTCGTGGAAATCCGGCCCACCCGACTGGAGCTGGACGTCGAACGCCGGGCAGCCAAGACCGTGCCCGTCAAGGTGATGTTGCGGTCCTCGCCCCCCAATGGCTTCTCCATGTCGGCGGTAAAGGCGGTGCCAGATACGGCGCGTCTGACCGGACCTGCCGACAAGCTGGACAAGATTACCGAAATTCGGACCCAGTCCATCACTTTGCCCCAGCCGCCGCCGGCCCGGTTCGATGAACGGGTGCCCCTGGACGTGCCTGAGGATGTGGACGTGTCGCCGCCGGCAGTCCAGGTGGTTATGGGATTTGCCGCCAAGGAATCCGAAATTACCTTGCGCGCACCGCTGGCCATCAAGAAACCCAAGGGCCGGGAGGCGGATGTCGCGCCCCAGGCCGTCACCCTGCGCATCAAGGGACCGGCGGCCATTATCTCGGACAAGGATTTCCCAGGCCTCGTGGAGGCGACGCTGGAGTTGAAGCCTGACATTGAACCGGGTAAATATGAAGCGTCGTACCGGGTGAAGATGCCGCAAGGGTGCGAACTCATTGAAGCCAAACCCGACAAGGTGTCGCTGACTGTGAAATGA